In Suttonella indologenes, one genomic interval encodes:
- a CDS encoding TRAP transporter permease: MTPTTHSPQHSGSEAPIAPVLATDVDAEVIESNRRLYQGWHIGLIAALGILYAAFHLIVLNIYPIETWSYRILHITGALILGFILFSGNRFAESAAEESHKLFTLIAAALYLPVLYALGSTFWMWRAFANGAKRIAPAVETYHFGYPLVFATAAAIILAWLTHKRREKMPLVEGVLILASIASAVYLLLIYNSNLRMSTGTPFAPVGIAYAAIAASLLILELTRRVAGSALVIISVIFLLYVFLGKYLPGVLAFPGLSVQRFFSQVYTDIGVLGQTTAVSSTYIILFIIFAAFLQASKVGDYFVNFAFSIAGRARGGPAKVAIFASGLMGMINGTSAGNVVSTGSLTIPLMKRVGYSARSAGAIEAAASTGGQIMPPIMGAGAFIMAEITGIAYRDIAIAALIPAALYFLSIYFMIDLEAQKNGMRGMSKEEIPQFQKLIKQAFLFAPILILIYALFMGYSVIRAGTLATLAAAVVSWFTPHRMGIRSILEALRLSATMSIQIIAVCACAGLIVGVISLTGLGARFSSLLLDLAGVNQLLAMFFAMCISILLGMGMPTTAAYAVAASVVAPGLINLGISPLIAHFFVFYFAVMSAITPPVALAAYAAAGISGDNPMKTSVAAFKIGLAAFIVPFMFFFSPAMLMQGGTMEILHVALTASLGMFLLSAAVQGYYFGHLAQWQRAMLLIAALVLIYGGILTDMIGLVIAIGLFLLQKQRKTQAS, from the coding sequence ATGACGCCTACAACACATAGCCCGCAGCACAGCGGCAGCGAAGCCCCTATCGCCCCCGTATTAGCCACAGATGTCGATGCCGAAGTCATCGAAAGCAACCGCCGCCTTTATCAAGGCTGGCACATAGGATTGATTGCCGCCCTAGGCATCCTCTATGCGGCATTTCATCTGATTGTGCTCAATATTTATCCGATTGAAACTTGGTCGTACCGTATTTTGCACATCACGGGCGCTTTAATCCTCGGCTTTATTTTGTTTTCGGGCAACCGCTTTGCCGAAAGTGCGGCAGAAGAAAGCCACAAATTATTTACCCTCATCGCCGCCGCCCTCTATCTACCGGTCTTATACGCGCTCGGCAGCACCTTTTGGATGTGGCGCGCCTTTGCCAATGGTGCTAAACGCATCGCGCCGGCGGTCGAAACCTATCATTTCGGCTATCCCTTAGTCTTTGCCACCGCCGCCGCAATCATCTTGGCTTGGTTGACCCACAAACGCCGCGAAAAAATGCCTTTGGTCGAAGGCGTGCTGATTCTTGCCAGCATCGCCAGTGCCGTCTATCTGCTGCTGATTTACAATTCCAACCTGCGCATGTCCACCGGCACACCCTTTGCGCCGGTCGGCATCGCCTATGCCGCCATTGCCGCCTCATTGCTGATTTTGGAACTCACGCGCCGCGTGGCAGGCAGTGCCTTAGTCATCATTTCCGTGATTTTTCTGCTCTACGTCTTCTTAGGCAAATACCTGCCCGGCGTACTCGCCTTCCCCGGCTTATCCGTCCAACGCTTTTTCAGCCAAGTCTATACCGATATCGGCGTACTCGGACAAACCACCGCCGTATCCTCAACCTACATTATTTTATTCATTATCTTCGCCGCCTTTTTGCAGGCCTCGAAAGTCGGCGATTATTTCGTTAATTTCGCCTTCTCGATAGCCGGACGCGCCCGCGGCGGCCCTGCCAAAGTCGCCATATTCGCCTCCGGACTCATGGGCATGATTAACGGCACTTCCGCCGGCAACGTTGTCTCCACAGGCTCGCTGACCATACCTTTGATGAAACGCGTCGGCTATTCCGCCCGCAGCGCCGGCGCAATTGAAGCCGCCGCCTCCACCGGCGGACAAATCATGCCGCCGATTATGGGTGCAGGCGCCTTTATCATGGCGGAAATCACCGGCATTGCCTACCGCGACATCGCCATCGCCGCCCTCATTCCCGCCGCATTGTATTTCCTCTCCATCTATTTCATGATTGATTTGGAAGCACAGAAAAACGGCATGCGCGGCATGAGTAAAGAAGAAATTCCGCAATTTCAGAAGCTCATCAAACAAGCCTTCCTCTTTGCGCCGATTCTCATCTTAATTTATGCCCTCTTTATGGGCTACTCCGTCATCCGCGCCGGCACGCTCGCCACCCTTGCCGCCGCCGTCGTCAGTTGGTTTACGCCGCATCGCATGGGCATCCGCAGCATTCTTGAAGCCCTGCGGCTCTCCGCCACCATGTCGATTCAAATCATTGCCGTTTGTGCCTGCGCAGGGCTGATTGTCGGCGTGATTTCGCTCACAGGCTTAGGCGCGCGCTTTTCCTCTCTGCTCCTCGACTTAGCCGGTGTCAACCAACTGCTTGCCATGTTCTTTGCCATGTGTATCTCTATCCTGCTCGGCATGGGCATGCCTACTACCGCCGCCTATGCAGTCGCCGCCTCCGTCGTCGCTCCGGGACTCATCAATCTCGGCATCTCGCCGCTGATTGCACATTTCTTTGTGTTTTATTTCGCCGTGATGTCCGCCATCACGCCGCCGGTCGCTCTTGCCGCCTATGCCGCCGCCGGCATATCCGGCGACAATCCGATGAAAACCTCCGTCGCCGCCTTTAAAATCGGCTTAGCCGCCTTTATCGTGCCCTTCATGTTCTTCTTCAGCCCTGCCATGCTCATGCAAGGCGGCACAATGGAAATCCTCCATGTGGCGCTGACCGCCAGCCTCGGCATGTTCCTACTCTCCGCTGCGGTGCAAGGCTACTACTTCGGCCATTTGGCGCAATGGCAACGCGCAATGCTGCTTATTGCCGCATTGGTATTGATTTATGGCGGCATCCTCACAGATATGATTGGACTTGTGATTGCTATCGGCCTCTTTCTCTTACAGAAACAGCGAAAAACGCAAGCATCCTAA
- the ubiA gene encoding 4-hydroxybenzoate octaprenyltransferase yields the protein MTANKFNAYIRLMRIDKPVGTLLLAWSSLWGLWLAGGGQPPAAVFCIIMLGTWTMRSAGCAVNDLADRRFDGKVKRTHGRPLATGELSVKEALAAAALMLFLSLLLVLQLNWQSLVLAFACATVAIIYPFCKRFLPTPQAVLGVAFASAILLAHTAILGRITAASFFMFLGSVFWALVYDTYYALVDRDDDIPLNLHSSAIFSQGFERRFIALMAAAMLLCLVIAGILARLGAYYYLGLLAAAALLVQELYMTRRLDRESCFAAFHHNNWVGAAIWGGLIIEFLP from the coding sequence ATGACCGCGAACAAATTCAATGCTTATATCCGCTTGATGCGTATTGATAAACCCGTCGGCACCCTGCTGTTGGCATGGAGCAGCCTGTGGGGATTATGGCTGGCAGGCGGGGGGCAGCCGCCGGCGGCGGTGTTTTGCATCATCATGCTCGGCACATGGACGATGCGCAGCGCCGGCTGTGCCGTCAATGACCTTGCCGACCGCCGTTTTGACGGCAAAGTCAAGCGCACGCACGGTCGCCCGCTTGCCACCGGTGAATTGAGCGTCAAAGAAGCCTTGGCTGCCGCCGCTTTGATGCTGTTTTTGAGCTTGCTCTTGGTCTTGCAATTGAATTGGCAATCGCTTGTGCTTGCCTTTGCCTGCGCGACGGTTGCCATTATTTACCCTTTTTGCAAACGCTTTTTGCCCACCCCGCAGGCGGTTTTGGGCGTGGCCTTTGCCAGCGCAATTTTGCTGGCACATACTGCGATTTTGGGGCGCATCACGGCGGCGAGCTTTTTTATGTTTCTCGGCAGCGTGTTCTGGGCATTGGTCTATGATACTTACTACGCCCTTGTCGATAGAGATGACGATATTCCGCTGAATCTGCATTCTTCCGCCATCTTCTCGCAGGGCTTTGAGCGGCGTTTCATTGCGCTGATGGCGGCGGCGATGCTCTTATGCCTTGTGATTGCCGGCATTTTGGCCCGACTCGGCGCTTATTATTACCTAGGATTGCTCGCCGCTGCCGCCTTATTGGTACAAGAACTGTATATGACGCGCCGCTTAGACCGCGAAAGCTGCTTTGCCGCCTTTCATCATAATAATTGGGTAGGCGCGGCGATTTGGGGCGGCTTGATAATTGAATTTTTACCTTAG
- the ettA gene encoding energy-dependent translational throttle protein EttA, with protein sequence MSQYVFTMNRVGKVVPPGKHILKDISLSFFPGAKIGILGLNGAGKSTLLRIMAGVDTDIIGEARPQPNIQIGYLPQEPQLDPEKTVREIVEEAMSDMASVQEELNAVYAAYAEPDADFEALAAKQAELENKLSAGGGHDNERRMDIAADALRLPPWEQKAGTLSGGEKRRVALCRLLLSNPDMLLLDEPTNHLDAESIAWLERYLHDFPGTVVAVTHDRYFLDNVAGWILELDRGQGIPWQGNYSSWLEQKEKRLEIEEKQESAHRRALKQELEWVRQNAKGRQSKSKARLARFDELSGKEFQKRAETQEIYIPVGDRLGDKVIIADNLAKGFEHKILYENLSFNLPAGAILGIIGPNGAGKSTLFNLIAGRDTPDSGSIEIGETVKLAFVDQSRDALDDKKTVWEEVSDGLDNIIVGNYTIPSRAYIGRFNFKGADQQKFVGDLSGGERNRLHLAKLLKSGGNVLLLDEPTNDLDVETLRALEEAILAFPGSALIISHDRWFLDRVATHILAFEGDSHVEFFSGSYSDYEADRKRRLGDEADQPHRIKYKRIQ encoded by the coding sequence ATGAGTCAATATGTATTTACAATGAACCGCGTGGGCAAGGTTGTGCCGCCGGGCAAACATATCTTAAAAGATATTTCCCTTTCTTTTTTCCCCGGCGCCAAAATCGGCATTTTGGGTTTAAACGGCGCAGGTAAATCGACTTTGCTGCGCATCATGGCCGGCGTGGACACCGACATCATCGGCGAAGCGCGTCCGCAGCCGAATATTCAAATCGGCTATTTGCCGCAGGAGCCGCAGCTTGACCCAGAAAAAACCGTGCGCGAAATCGTGGAAGAAGCGATGAGCGACATGGCTTCCGTACAAGAAGAATTGAATGCCGTTTACGCCGCCTATGCCGAGCCGGATGCCGATTTCGAGGCTTTGGCTGCCAAACAGGCGGAACTGGAAAACAAACTCTCCGCCGGTGGCGGTCATGATAACGAGCGGCGCATGGATATTGCCGCCGATGCCCTGCGTTTACCGCCTTGGGAACAAAAAGCCGGTACGCTCTCCGGCGGGGAAAAACGCCGCGTGGCATTATGCCGTCTGTTGCTATCCAATCCCGACATGTTGCTTTTAGACGAACCGACCAACCATTTGGACGCCGAATCCATCGCTTGGCTGGAACGCTATCTGCACGATTTCCCCGGCACGGTAGTTGCGGTCACGCACGACCGCTATTTCTTAGATAACGTCGCCGGTTGGATTTTGGAACTCGACCGCGGACAAGGCATTCCTTGGCAGGGCAATTATTCCTCTTGGCTGGAGCAGAAAGAAAAACGTCTGGAAATCGAAGAAAAACAAGAATCCGCCCACCGCCGCGCCTTAAAGCAGGAATTGGAATGGGTACGCCAAAATGCCAAAGGCCGCCAAAGCAAGAGCAAGGCGCGTTTGGCACGCTTTGACGAGTTATCCGGCAAAGAATTCCAAAAACGCGCGGAAACACAGGAAATCTATATTCCTGTCGGCGACCGCTTGGGCGACAAAGTGATTATCGCCGATAATCTTGCCAAAGGTTTCGAGCATAAAATTCTCTATGAAAACTTAAGCTTCAATCTGCCGGCGGGCGCGATTTTGGGCATTATCGGCCCCAACGGCGCCGGTAAATCAACCTTATTCAACCTGATTGCCGGTCGCGATACGCCCGATAGCGGCAGCATTGAAATCGGCGAAACGGTCAAACTCGCCTTTGTCGATCAAAGCCGCGATGCGCTAGACGACAAGAAAACCGTGTGGGAAGAAGTCTCCGACGGCTTGGACAATATCATCGTCGGCAACTACACCATTCCCAGCCGCGCCTATATCGGACGCTTCAACTTCAAAGGCGCGGATCAGCAGAAATTCGTCGGCGATTTGTCGGGCGGCGAGCGCAACCGTCTGCATTTGGCAAAACTGCTCAAAAGCGGCGGCAACGTCTTATTGCTCGACGAACCGACCAACGATTTGGACGTAGAAACTCTGCGCGCCTTGGAAGAAGCGATTTTGGCCTTCCCGGGCAGCGCCTTGATTATTTCGCATGACCGCTGGTTCTTAGACCGCGTCGCCACGCATATTCTGGCCTTTGAAGGCGACAGCCATGTGGAATTTTTCTCAGGTTCTTACAGCGATTATGAAGCCGACCGCAAACGCCGCCTAGGCGATGAAGCCGACCAACCGCATCGCATCAAATACAAACGCATTCAGTAA
- the rapZ gene encoding RNase adapter RapZ, with protein MLIVTGLAGAGKSFVLNTLEDIGYYCVDNLPTLLLEPFLRDFASRHHQPVAVALDARNPQGIVNLAAQLKQFKRDYPLQILFLTADNQTLVRRYNESRRPHPLHTGNQAKSNVLTAIEEEKRLLGELNNLADIIVDTSTYNTAQLREKIIRLLSTQAPQLMLTIQSFGFKHGIPSNADFIFDVRFLPNPHWEADIRPFSGTQQPIIDWLDAQPQPQQFIANTAAYLQNWLPQFVQNQNRAYLNICIGCTGGQHRSVYVAEGIGKTLQADFPSLQIEHRDMREYQAL; from the coding sequence ATGTTAATTGTGACAGGCTTGGCGGGTGCGGGAAAATCATTTGTCCTCAATACCTTGGAAGATATCGGCTACTATTGCGTGGATAATTTGCCCACCCTGCTGCTGGAGCCTTTTCTACGCGATTTTGCCAGCCGGCATCATCAGCCGGTAGCAGTCGCCCTAGATGCGCGCAACCCCCAAGGAATTGTCAATCTTGCCGCACAACTCAAGCAATTCAAACGCGATTATCCCCTGCAAATTCTCTTTTTAACCGCGGATAATCAAACCCTTGTCCGCCGCTACAATGAAAGCCGCCGCCCTCACCCTTTGCATACCGGCAATCAGGCGAAAAGCAATGTGCTGACGGCGATCGAAGAAGAAAAACGCCTCTTGGGCGAGCTGAATAATCTGGCGGATATTATCGTCGATACCAGCACCTACAATACCGCGCAATTGCGCGAAAAAATCATCCGCCTGCTGTCCACGCAAGCACCGCAATTGATGCTGACCATCCAATCTTTCGGCTTCAAACACGGCATTCCCAGCAATGCGGATTTTATTTTTGACGTACGATTTTTGCCTAATCCGCATTGGGAAGCCGATATCCGCCCCTTCAGCGGCACGCAGCAGCCCATCATCGACTGGCTCGATGCCCAGCCGCAGCCGCAGCAATTCATCGCCAATACCGCCGCCTATTTGCAGAACTGGCTGCCGCAATTCGTACAAAATCAAAACCGCGCCTATCTCAATATCTGCATCGGCTGCACCGGCGGACAGCATCGCAGCGTCTATGTTGCCGAAGGCATCGGCAAAACTCTGCAAGCGGATTTTCCCAGTTTGCAAATCGAACACCGCGATATGCGCGAATATCAGGCGCTCTAG
- the minC gene encoding septum site-determining protein MinC, translating into MPSLESKSYSANITLMYLDSTDFSRIAAVLEEKLAHAPPDFFTAMPIVADCSRINEGEMRDLAQLKQVFNQHKLSLVGISGTSLEEAEIAAQGLAKFEINDIRAAAKPQPNAEKSPKPQTIAAALPPSAAAIAPPLAAQNKILRGNVRSGQRVYAQGGDLTVIGTVGAGAEVIADGNVYILGSLRGRAFAGAQGNDEAHIFANDFDAEIVSIAGSYQNFEQLDPYRGGKNCLVTLNKDETMLIVSL; encoded by the coding sequence ATGCCCAGTTTAGAATCCAAATCTTACAGCGCAAATATCACCTTAATGTATTTAGACAGTACCGATTTCAGCCGCATTGCCGCCGTTCTTGAAGAAAAGCTCGCGCATGCGCCGCCGGATTTTTTTACCGCCATGCCGATTGTAGCGGATTGCAGCCGCATCAATGAGGGCGAAATGCGCGACCTTGCACAATTAAAACAAGTATTTAATCAACACAAACTCAGTTTGGTCGGCATCAGCGGTACTTCGCTGGAAGAAGCGGAAATTGCTGCGCAAGGACTGGCAAAATTTGAAATCAATGACATTCGCGCAGCGGCAAAACCTCAGCCCAATGCCGAAAAAAGTCCCAAGCCCCAAACTATCGCAGCCGCCCTTCCCCCTTCTGCTGCGGCAATCGCGCCGCCGCTTGCCGCGCAAAATAAAATCCTGCGCGGCAATGTTCGTTCCGGACAACGGGTGTACGCACAAGGCGGCGATTTGACCGTCATCGGCACAGTCGGAGCAGGTGCGGAAGTCATCGCCGACGGCAACGTCTATATCTTGGGCAGTCTGCGCGGTCGTGCCTTTGCCGGTGCGCAAGGCAATGACGAAGCCCATATTTTCGCCAATGATTTCGATGCGGAAATCGTCTCGATTGCCGGCAGCTATCAAAACTTCGAGCAATTAGACCCCTATCGCGGCGGCAAAAATTGTCTGGTCACGCTCAATAAAGATGAAACCATGTTGATTGTGTCGCTATAA
- the minD gene encoding septum site-determining protein MinD, producing MSKVIVITSGKGGVGKTTTSASIATGLALKGHKTVVIDFDVGLRNLDLIMGVERRVVYDFVNVIQNEANLSQALIKDKSVSDLYILAASQTRDKDALTFDGVAKVIEELKSMGFEYIICDSPAGIEHGALMALYYADEAIITTNPEVSSVRDSDRILGILQSKSHRSELGQEPVKEHLVITRYNPERVEIGEMLSVEDIIDILKVKLLGVIPESKAVLNASNSGTPVILASEDAAGQAYSDLVERLLGNDKLPHRFLEAPKKGFFSKIFGS from the coding sequence ATGTCAAAAGTAATCGTTATTACCTCTGGAAAAGGCGGCGTGGGCAAAACCACCACCAGCGCCAGCATCGCTACCGGACTCGCCTTGAAAGGACATAAAACCGTCGTCATCGATTTTGACGTCGGTCTGCGCAATTTGGACTTGATTATGGGCGTTGAACGCCGCGTAGTCTATGATTTCGTCAACGTCATTCAAAACGAAGCCAATTTAAGCCAAGCCCTGATTAAAGATAAAAGCGTCAGCGATTTATACATCCTCGCCGCCTCGCAAACCCGCGACAAAGACGCCCTGACCTTCGACGGCGTGGCAAAAGTCATCGAAGAACTCAAAAGCATGGGCTTTGAATACATCATCTGCGACAGCCCCGCCGGCATCGAACACGGCGCATTGATGGCGCTCTACTATGCCGACGAAGCCATCATCACCACCAATCCGGAAGTCTCGTCCGTGCGCGATTCCGACCGCATTTTAGGCATATTGCAAAGCAAATCGCACCGCAGCGAATTGGGGCAGGAACCGGTTAAAGAACATCTGGTCATCACACGCTACAACCCCGAGCGCGTCGAAATCGGCGAAATGCTCTCCGTTGAAGACATCATCGACATCCTGAAAGTCAAACTGCTGGGCGTGATTCCTGAAAGCAAAGCCGTACTCAATGCCTCCAACAGCGGCACGCCGGTCATTCTCGCCAGTGAAGACGCGGCAGGACAAGCCTATTCCGATTTAGTCGAACGTCTTTTAGGCAATGACAAATTGCCGCACCGCTTTTTAGAAGCTCCGAAAAAAGGCTTTTTCTCCAAAATCTTCGGGAGCTAA
- the minE gene encoding cell division topological specificity factor MinE: MGFLDIFKKQSNTAQIAKERLQIIVAHQRDGRISAPNEQPLFMEEMKREILEVVRKYIHIEPQDIETNIERDGEAEALVLNINLPDKQQQKRGNDSPAAQES, translated from the coding sequence ATGGGATTTTTAGATATTTTCAAAAAGCAAAGCAATACCGCGCAAATTGCGAAGGAACGCTTGCAAATCATCGTGGCGCATCAACGCGACGGACGCATTTCCGCCCCTAACGAACAGCCGCTGTTCATGGAAGAAATGAAGCGCGAAATCTTGGAAGTGGTGCGCAAATACATTCACATCGAGCCGCAAGATATTGAAACCAATATCGAACGCGACGGCGAAGCGGAAGCACTGGTGCTCAACATCAACCTGCCCGACAAGCAGCAGCAAAAACGCGGCAATGACAGCCCTGCCGCGCAAGAATCTTAA
- a CDS encoding RNA-binding S4 domain-containing protein, with amino-acid sequence MQESPHCRIDQWLVAARFFKTRQLAVSAIKNGRILVAGARCKPARLLQIGDIIDIHKSPTQEYTVRVLVLETRRPAAKIAATFYEESVESQAKREKLAALQQQARALVEYPQQRPDKRERRQLRDIHRQS; translated from the coding sequence ATGCAAGAAAGCCCGCATTGCCGCATCGACCAATGGCTCGTTGCGGCACGCTTTTTCAAAACCCGCCAATTAGCCGTCAGTGCGATTAAAAACGGACGCATCTTAGTCGCAGGTGCGCGCTGCAAACCCGCGCGCCTGCTACAAATCGGCGACATCATCGACATTCACAAATCCCCGACGCAGGAATACACCGTGCGCGTACTGGTATTGGAAACGCGCCGCCCTGCTGCCAAAATCGCCGCCACTTTCTATGAAGAAAGCGTAGAAAGCCAAGCAAAACGCGAAAAACTCGCCGCATTGCAGCAACAAGCGCGCGCTTTAGTCGAATACCCGCAGCAAAGACCGGATAAACGTGAACGCCGCCAATTGCGCGATATACATCGCCAATCTTAG
- a CDS encoding transferrin-binding protein-like solute binding protein, whose product MAIDPSSVNSSSPLKYISNKFTNDTRTSIIVNGQTISLVPAAEFTKNFPQSFSSFGKVELSDGTPYLYSFGEITSDMPTAGKARYEGKYYEAVYNSAAEEGEGYERSGNFAALVDFANKSIFVGIGTEHLARSIKAKIEGSSFTGIDREIFGGDIESVEGRFYGPQASEIGGVYHGKHKYVKDGLNFMGSFGGTRGHIEE is encoded by the coding sequence TTGGCAATAGATCCTTCCTCAGTAAATTCTTCTTCTCCTCTTAAATACATAAGTAATAAATTCACAAATGATACGCGTACAAGTATTATTGTTAATGGACAGACTATTTCTCTAGTTCCAGCAGCTGAATTTACTAAAAATTTCCCACAATCTTTTTCTTCTTTCGGCAAAGTTGAGTTATCAGACGGAACGCCTTACCTTTACAGTTTTGGCGAAATTACCTCGGATATGCCAACAGCAGGTAAAGCGAGATATGAGGGTAAATATTATGAAGCAGTATATAATTCAGCTGCTGAAGAGGGCGAGGGCTATGAACGATCAGGAAACTTCGCAGCACTTGTAGATTTTGCTAATAAATCGATTTTTGTAGGAATTGGAACTGAACATTTAGCACGTTCAATTAAAGCTAAAATTGAAGGCTCTAGCTTTACTGGCATTGACAGAGAAATCTTCGGCGGTGACATCGAAAGCGTAGAAGGTAGATTCTATGGTCCGCAAGCATCAGAAATTGGCGGTGTTTATCATGGTAAACATAAATATGTAAAAGACGGCCTTAACTTTATGGGCTCATTCGGTGGCACAAGAGGACACATAGAAGAGTAA
- a CDS encoding surface lipoprotein assembly modifier — translation MFFLRIFSQALMLTTVFLSTSIYSQSVEPLSPDERPTFHLSKNTLELLQETEEKQSTVIQEQNMTSQELLAQPVLLTQALNSAITLQDESALILLLPLYAQLPKKDEMLYKYGQAMLFFLQENPKEAVQLYEEILTSYPNSSPLRFQLALSLLADKRLAAANEQFTQLNNEELPPEIRQTIKNLQAGIAKQLEWQFNFHAHGLMERNINGSPVKQQVGAWKFAPPEKAYGLAYGLSADKLWALDGHWYLAVSASANGKTFWQKHEYDDLLLRSSIGLMWKNSKNEWGILPFHERRFYGSDSYSYGNGLRLQGNWQINEHWKWFANYEIADNRFFTRKHLDGISQRLGNTLFYRPDIKQYFTFGIDLGKEAAKDRSNAYDYYGLRLGWGKEWQQGISSMIQIHALKKDYAEKDFIQIQRQDERYGLNLSLWKRDWHWQNFIPRLTYQWKRQRSNHFAYDQAAEQNIFIEISKDF, via the coding sequence ATGTTTTTTCTAAGAATCTTTTCTCAAGCACTGATGCTTACTACAGTTTTTTTATCTACTTCCATATATTCGCAATCTGTTGAACCTCTTTCCCCAGATGAACGGCCAACTTTTCATCTCTCAAAAAATACGCTTGAATTATTGCAAGAGACAGAAGAGAAACAATCAACTGTAATACAAGAACAAAATATGACTTCTCAAGAATTGCTTGCCCAACCTGTATTGCTTACTCAAGCATTAAATTCCGCTATCACTTTACAAGATGAGTCTGCTTTGATATTGCTCCTGCCATTATATGCACAGCTTCCGAAAAAAGACGAAATGCTTTATAAGTATGGACAGGCAATGCTATTTTTTTTACAAGAAAATCCTAAAGAAGCGGTTCAATTATACGAAGAAATTTTAACCTCTTATCCTAATTCTTCCCCCCTTCGCTTTCAACTGGCTTTATCTCTTTTAGCAGACAAGAGATTAGCTGCTGCTAATGAGCAATTTACACAATTAAATAATGAAGAATTACCGCCAGAAATACGGCAAACAATAAAAAACCTGCAAGCAGGCATTGCTAAGCAACTAGAGTGGCAATTCAACTTTCATGCACATGGTTTGATGGAGCGTAATATCAATGGTAGTCCTGTGAAACAGCAAGTCGGCGCTTGGAAATTCGCACCGCCTGAAAAAGCTTATGGATTAGCTTATGGCTTATCGGCAGATAAACTCTGGGCACTAGATGGGCATTGGTATTTAGCCGTTTCTGCTTCCGCAAATGGTAAAACTTTTTGGCAAAAACATGAATACGATGATTTATTACTACGTAGCAGCATAGGTCTAATGTGGAAAAACAGCAAAAATGAATGGGGTATACTCCCTTTTCATGAGCGGAGATTTTATGGCAGCGACAGCTATTCCTATGGTAATGGTTTGCGCCTACAAGGAAATTGGCAGATTAACGAGCATTGGAAATGGTTCGCTAATTATGAAATTGCCGATAACCGTTTTTTTACGCGTAAACATTTAGATGGCATTAGCCAGCGCTTAGGAAATACCTTATTCTATCGTCCAGATATAAAACAATACTTTACCTTTGGTATAGACTTAGGTAAGGAGGCCGCTAAAGATAGAAGTAATGCTTATGACTATTATGGACTACGTTTAGGCTGGGGGAAAGAATGGCAGCAAGGTATTTCAAGTATGATACAAATACATGCTTTAAAAAAAGACTATGCAGAAAAAGACTTTATTCAAATTCAGCGTCAAGATGAGCGTTACGGATTAAATCTCAGTCTGTGGAAACGCGATTGGCATTGGCAAAATTTTATCCCGCGCCTAACTTATCAATGGAAACGGCAGCGCAGCAATCATTTTGCTTATGATCAAGCTGCTGAGCAGAATATATTTATTGAAATTAGCAAGGATTTTTAG
- a CDS encoding ABC transporter, whose translation MKRQGIGYVLTLTALAILLGGFALAAYCSNGTVFQRALGAAMTLLPLLLFTPRAIKRDLRAYQALALMAPVYLFFGGIIWLWHSPWWGAWFCLGAALLEIGTILHNYRKRVRKKNRG comes from the coding sequence GTGAAGCGACAAGGCATCGGCTATGTCTTAACCCTTACCGCCTTAGCAATCCTGCTAGGCGGTTTTGCTTTGGCGGCGTATTGCAGCAACGGCACTGTATTCCAACGCGCCTTAGGCGCGGCAATGACCTTATTGCCGCTCTTATTATTCACACCCCGCGCCATCAAGCGTGATTTGCGCGCCTATCAAGCCTTAGCCTTAATGGCGCCGGTGTATTTGTTTTTCGGCGGCATTATTTGGCTATGGCACAGCCCGTGGTGGGGCGCATGGTTCTGCTTAGGTGCTGCCCTATTGGAAATCGGCACGATTTTGCATAATTACCGCAAACGAGTGCGCAAAAAAAATAGGGGCTGA